In Sutterella faecalis, a genomic segment contains:
- a CDS encoding IS607 family transposase, with translation MTLCSIGVIARHYGVSPSTIRRWVEKGFIQAEGRTFGGHRRFRKPAVQSAETADRKIVGYARVSSHDQKSDLLRQADRLRDAGCDEVISDIGSGLNCRKPGLRRLLRMLLDNRIEKLLVLHEDRLLRFGVPLVRFLCGRVNTEFLVVEAVTPVSFEAELARDVVTLMTVFCARLYGRRGRRKGSSLNLQAMG, from the coding sequence ATGACGCTTTGTTCGATTGGAGTCATTGCCCGACATTACGGCGTTTCGCCGAGTACTATCAGACGCTGGGTGGAGAAAGGCTTTATTCAGGCAGAAGGTCGAACCTTCGGCGGTCATCGAAGATTCAGGAAGCCTGCAGTTCAGTCTGCGGAAACAGCCGACCGAAAGATTGTCGGTTACGCCCGCGTTTCGTCGCACGATCAGAAATCAGACTTGCTGCGGCAGGCTGATCGACTGCGGGACGCCGGCTGCGACGAAGTGATTTCCGACATCGGTTCCGGCCTCAACTGCAGAAAGCCCGGTCTGAGAAGACTCCTGCGGATGCTTCTCGACAACCGCATTGAGAAGCTGCTGGTTCTCCACGAAGACCGCCTTCTGCGATTCGGCGTGCCCCTTGTTCGCTTTCTCTGCGGTCGGGTGAATACGGAATTTCTCGTCGTTGAAGCCGTGACGCCCGTGTCCTTTGAAGCAGAGCTCGCCCGGGATGTGGTGACGCTTATGACGGTTTTCTGCGCCCGTCTCTACGGGCGGCGAGGAAGACGCAAAGGTTCATCGCTTAATTTGCAAGCGATGGGATAA
- a CDS encoding IS110 family RNA-guided transposase, producing the protein MTKKHTQTTLDVSIEYSAIGLDLAKYDVSLAAVTLNEGEIICIDRVTYAELYELADKLSPTLFAVEPCCGYSQLALELEARGHEMRVINGKVVKMWIDTHMSGQKTDINDALALARLTADPDLRPIRAKSLEECRIMTVQGVRQQLIGQRTKTLVSFKGFAQTWGIHMPAGRRNLKKMREAVEAKADMMGDAAVSALTTMLDRVKTLDDQIHQLDKDLEALVSANANGRLLKSVMGVGTQIAARFITVVGDVKRFETSRSLVAYIGCVPKNYITGHVNKPRQKKSSAPDLSSKGQGRISRRGDKLLRSLLMQGAACIYMQYCKRQLPDCQLTKWIDKQLAVRKPYGKIMVSLAAKLIRIAWAVLTYGKKFDIHRAGVPRSVLAAMAVQPSNEAAAAA; encoded by the coding sequence ATGACAAAGAAGCATACGCAAACGACGCTTGATGTTTCCATCGAATATTCCGCGATCGGGCTGGACCTCGCCAAATACGACGTTTCCTTGGCAGCGGTGACGCTCAACGAGGGAGAAATTATTTGTATCGACCGCGTGACTTATGCTGAGCTCTATGAGCTTGCCGACAAGCTCTCCCCGACGCTGTTTGCAGTTGAACCGTGCTGCGGCTACTCGCAGCTTGCCCTTGAGCTCGAGGCTCGCGGCCATGAGATGCGCGTTATCAACGGCAAAGTCGTCAAGATGTGGATCGACACGCATATGTCGGGCCAGAAAACCGACATCAACGATGCGCTCGCGCTTGCCCGGCTGACGGCCGATCCGGATCTTCGGCCTATTCGCGCGAAATCTCTCGAAGAATGCCGCATTATGACGGTGCAGGGCGTGCGTCAGCAGCTGATCGGACAACGTACGAAGACGCTCGTCAGCTTCAAGGGCTTTGCCCAGACCTGGGGAATCCACATGCCTGCCGGCAGGCGCAATCTCAAAAAGATGCGTGAAGCCGTGGAAGCTAAGGCAGACATGATGGGCGACGCAGCTGTCTCTGCTCTGACGACGATGCTTGACCGCGTGAAGACGCTCGATGATCAAATTCATCAGCTCGACAAGGACCTTGAAGCACTGGTCAGCGCCAATGCCAACGGCAGGCTGCTGAAGAGCGTCATGGGCGTCGGCACTCAGATCGCCGCCCGCTTCATTACGGTTGTCGGCGATGTAAAACGGTTTGAAACGTCACGCTCGCTTGTTGCCTACATCGGATGCGTGCCGAAAAATTACATTACGGGGCATGTGAATAAGCCCAGACAAAAGAAGAGCTCTGCTCCCGACCTGAGCAGCAAGGGCCAGGGGCGAATCAGCCGCCGCGGCGACAAATTGCTGAGATCCCTGCTGATGCAGGGTGCGGCCTGCATCTACATGCAGTACTGCAAGAGGCAGCTGCCCGACTGCCAGCTCACAAAGTGGATTGACAAGCAGCTGGCGGTGAGGAAGCCCTACGGCAAGATCATGGTGTCGCTGGCGGCGAAACTCATCCGGATCGCATGGGCGGTGCTCACCTACGGCAAAAAGTTCGACATCCACAGAGCGGGCGTCCCCCGCTCGGTGCTGGCGGCGATGGCCGTTCAACCCAGCAATGAGGCTGCCGCTGCAGCATGA
- a CDS encoding IS1634 family transposase, translating into MFLNFTVPIPRLKGKISRQGTKSGTYIHYVLERSYDPKKKHTVPKRVLIGKCVGETETMVPNENFLVFFPDAVLPEVRESARRCSTLMAGSYIVIANIVQTYGLGKMLQKHFLDRAGLVLDLAAYMIIEERNQGQYYPDYAYRHPLFSKDMRIASDAAISSFLANVSPDQISGFLNDWNAKRDHRSRIYISYDSTNKNCQAGDVDFVEFGKAKVDQGCPIFNLAVAYDKTNQVPLFYECYPGSINDVSQFKFLVDKAIAYNYKRIGFIIDRGYFCKINIDYMDANNFEFIMMVKGCKALVAELVDRLHGTFENRVDASLREHCISGTTEKMKIFPEDSRERYFHVFFNPMKMATERRDIENALTQMQKNFDQWVGREVEFGSPHTDYFQCHYDEKGRFLFAEEKKSIIEHAYSRCGYFCIITSEKMSARDAYLQYRGRDASEKLFSADKSFLGSKSMRVHSAEAVRAKIFIEFIALIIRQRLYNLLKDEMLRLPTKRNYMTVPAAIRELETIELVRINDGRYQLDHAITRTQEIILKSFGMTKDKVMSQAAAISAALAGKKDSMEDVEDLEPIGEEENEDAEA; encoded by the coding sequence ATGTTCCTGAATTTCACGGTCCCGATACCCAGGCTCAAAGGAAAAATCAGTCGGCAAGGCACTAAGAGCGGAACGTACATCCACTACGTTCTGGAGCGCAGCTACGACCCGAAAAAGAAGCACACGGTGCCCAAGCGTGTGCTAATCGGAAAATGCGTTGGTGAAACCGAGACCATGGTTCCGAATGAAAATTTCCTGGTCTTTTTCCCTGATGCCGTTCTCCCAGAAGTCCGGGAGAGCGCCAGGCGCTGCAGCACGCTGATGGCCGGCAGCTACATCGTCATAGCAAACATCGTGCAGACGTACGGCCTCGGCAAAATGCTCCAGAAGCATTTCCTTGATCGAGCTGGGCTGGTGCTGGATCTGGCCGCCTACATGATCATTGAGGAAAGGAATCAAGGGCAGTACTACCCGGACTACGCATATCGACATCCGCTCTTCTCGAAAGACATGCGGATTGCGAGCGACGCCGCCATCTCGAGCTTCCTCGCCAACGTCAGCCCGGACCAAATTTCAGGCTTTCTGAACGACTGGAACGCAAAGCGCGATCATCGCTCACGGATCTACATTTCCTATGATTCAACTAATAAGAACTGCCAGGCGGGAGATGTTGATTTTGTTGAATTCGGCAAGGCCAAAGTCGATCAGGGATGCCCGATTTTTAATCTTGCCGTCGCCTACGACAAAACCAATCAGGTGCCGTTGTTCTATGAATGCTACCCTGGCTCCATTAATGACGTCAGTCAGTTCAAATTCCTTGTAGACAAGGCAATTGCGTACAACTACAAGCGTATTGGCTTCATCATCGACCGAGGTTATTTCTGCAAGATCAACATCGACTACATGGATGCGAATAACTTTGAGTTCATCATGATGGTTAAGGGCTGCAAGGCACTTGTGGCCGAATTGGTCGACAGGCTCCACGGCACTTTCGAAAATCGCGTCGACGCCTCCCTGCGCGAGCATTGCATCAGCGGCACAACGGAAAAAATGAAGATTTTTCCGGAAGACTCACGGGAGCGCTACTTTCATGTCTTCTTTAACCCCATGAAGATGGCGACGGAGCGGCGCGATATAGAAAACGCGCTGACGCAGATGCAGAAGAACTTCGACCAGTGGGTCGGCCGTGAAGTGGAGTTCGGATCCCCGCATACAGATTACTTCCAGTGTCACTACGACGAAAAAGGCCGCTTCCTTTTTGCCGAAGAGAAGAAGAGCATCATCGAGCATGCTTATTCGAGATGCGGATATTTCTGCATCATTACCTCCGAGAAAATGAGCGCCAGAGACGCTTATCTGCAGTACCGAGGCCGCGACGCCTCAGAGAAGCTCTTCAGCGCAGACAAATCATTCCTGGGCAGCAAGAGCATGCGGGTACACTCCGCAGAAGCCGTAAGAGCCAAGATTTTTATTGAATTTATTGCTCTCATTATTCGACAGAGGCTCTACAACCTCCTGAAGGATGAGATGCTCCGCCTGCCGACAAAGAGGAACTACATGACGGTTCCTGCGGCGATCCGGGAACTGGAGACAATCGAGCTGGTGAGAATCAATGACGGCAGATATCAGCTTGACCACGCAATCACGAGGACGCAGGAAATCATCCTGAAATCCTTTGGCATGACGAAGGACAAGGTTATGTCGCAGGCCGCCGCCATCTCTGCCGCGCTTGCCGGAAAGAAAGACAGCATGGAGGACGTCGAGGATCTGGAACCGATTGGCGAGGAGGAGAATGAAGATGCCGAAGCGTAA
- a CDS encoding zinc ribbon domain-containing protein: MGLTEVFTDDEGNHYGENLGELLSKFAETLNRKLTARNRLQSLARNTTSKRKRRNILRFNLGSDRFDALKARMKAQIRCCINHALNEMFKKAPADAYIVEELSANFLQDKKCPKRVKRLLSGWVRGIIGERLAFKAAERQVKLVKVASSYSSQTCPECLLAHRENRNGDKFKCRHCGAVYQSDHAAALTLLLRVGRGTWPGKMTKEQAWELSRREYEECCRLRGVEPLEDPHKSRKKVKKAGVAK; this comes from the coding sequence ATGGGCCTTACAGAAGTCTTCACGGACGATGAAGGGAATCACTACGGGGAAAACCTCGGGGAGCTGCTCTCGAAGTTTGCTGAGACGCTCAACCGGAAACTCACGGCAAGGAATCGACTGCAGTCGCTCGCCCGGAACACGACAAGCAAGCGCAAGCGCCGCAACATTCTGCGATTCAATCTGGGAAGCGATCGTTTTGATGCGCTCAAAGCCCGGATGAAGGCTCAGATCCGATGCTGCATCAATCATGCCCTGAACGAAATGTTCAAGAAGGCACCGGCTGATGCATACATCGTCGAGGAGCTGAGCGCTAATTTCCTTCAGGATAAAAAATGTCCTAAACGCGTGAAGCGCCTGCTGTCGGGTTGGGTCCGGGGCATCATCGGCGAACGGCTTGCCTTCAAGGCGGCCGAACGCCAGGTGAAGCTTGTGAAGGTAGCGAGTTCCTATTCGAGCCAAACATGCCCGGAATGCCTACTGGCTCACCGGGAGAACAGAAATGGCGACAAATTCAAGTGCAGACATTGCGGTGCTGTCTACCAATCAGACCATGCAGCAGCGCTTACCTTGCTTCTCCGAGTGGGAAGAGGAACCTGGCCCGGGAAGATGACGAAGGAACAGGCCTGGGAGCTTTCCCGCCGGGAGTATGAGGAGTGCTGCCGCTTAAGAGGCGTGGAGCCGCTCGAGGATCCTCATAAATCCAGAAAGAAGGTGAAGAAGGCTGGCGTTGCGAAGTGA
- a CDS encoding AEC family transporter, which translates to MLEAFLKSINCVIIMGLLAGAGYWTASKGWYDQTATQLIARLVTFLSLPCYLFASVSERLTHDELISLAGPMVIPFISMWFVFFTSRLVVRMGHVTNTHSGIFSSAYTASNNMFIGLPVSIALFGEEAVIPTLLYFFANTTFFWTMGNYLEAMDGVKSEHREAPKVLSLATVKRVFSPPLCGFLLAIILLLLDLKFPEPVMAAAKYMGGITTPLALIFIGLMIHTIGIRNIRFSKDLMLVLFGRFLVSPLVCLGLTMLLPVPELFAKVYVIQAALPCITQIAVLARYHHADVEFATTSVASTTLLASIALPIWMMILTAIH; encoded by the coding sequence ATGCTTGAAGCATTCCTCAAATCCATCAACTGCGTCATCATCATGGGGCTCCTCGCCGGAGCGGGGTACTGGACAGCCTCGAAGGGCTGGTACGACCAGACGGCGACGCAGCTGATTGCCCGGCTGGTCACCTTCCTCTCGCTTCCCTGCTACCTTTTTGCAAGCGTCTCGGAGCGCCTCACGCACGACGAGCTGATTTCGCTCGCCGGCCCCATGGTGATTCCCTTCATCTCCATGTGGTTCGTCTTCTTTACTAGCCGCCTCGTCGTCCGCATGGGACACGTGACGAACACGCATTCCGGAATCTTCTCCTCGGCCTATACCGCCTCGAACAACATGTTCATCGGACTGCCGGTTTCCATCGCGCTCTTCGGCGAGGAAGCCGTCATCCCGACGCTCCTCTATTTCTTCGCGAACACGACCTTCTTCTGGACAATGGGGAACTATCTTGAGGCCATGGACGGCGTGAAGAGCGAACACCGGGAAGCCCCGAAGGTGCTTTCGCTCGCTACCGTGAAACGCGTCTTTTCGCCGCCACTCTGCGGGTTCCTCCTTGCCATCATCCTGCTCCTTCTGGACCTCAAGTTCCCCGAGCCCGTGATGGCGGCAGCGAAATACATGGGCGGCATCACGACGCCTCTCGCGCTCATCTTCATCGGCCTCATGATCCATACAATCGGGATCCGCAACATCAGGTTCTCCAAGGACCTGATGCTCGTCCTCTTCGGGCGCTTCCTCGTGAGTCCCCTGGTATGCCTCGGCCTCACGATGCTTCTGCCCGTACCGGAACTTTTCGCCAAGGTGTACGTGATTCAGGCAGCGCTTCCCTGCATCACGCAGATCGCCGTGCTTGCGCGCTATCACCACGCCGACGTGGAGTTTGCGACGACGTCCGTTGCCTCAACCACGCTTCTCGCTTCCATTGCCCTTCCCATCTGGATGATGATTCTTACGGCGATTCATTAA
- a CDS encoding multidrug effflux MFS transporter: protein MTDQQNSRLFLLIFLAALAAFGPFVTDFYLPTFPEQTRDFGAAPSAVQLGLSTTMWGLAIGQLLVGPLSDQSGRKKPLAGCLLVFAVSTAFAAAAPTIEIFLVMRFLEGLGASGAIVMSRSVAADRYTGRELGSFMGVMGSIQGIAPVTAPLLGALIADFAGWRGIFWLMFAAGLVLLALTVFALKETLPRRQNLKTKDRTPESVRKSASILFSDPIFIAIVLQQFLASCVLFGHISSSPFIFREHFGLSPELYGLAFGGMALAITVGAAVSGRLASPLKAIFLGAAGILFSSLLLALGFALQASIFPTILCYVLVLASLGLTLPAAMTAALTLHRARAGFAAAILGSVTFVGGGIIAPFTAMADARLCVSIIFLSSGLLLVLLSLWLSRRMRLENAQGNAIQLDE from the coding sequence ATGACAGACCAACAGAACAGCCGCCTCTTTCTCCTGATTTTCCTCGCAGCACTCGCTGCGTTCGGCCCGTTCGTCACCGATTTCTACCTGCCTACGTTCCCGGAACAAACCCGGGACTTTGGTGCGGCGCCATCTGCCGTGCAGCTTGGCCTTTCAACAACAATGTGGGGACTCGCCATCGGACAGCTTCTCGTGGGCCCGCTTTCCGACCAGTCGGGAAGAAAGAAGCCGCTCGCCGGGTGTCTTCTCGTTTTTGCCGTCTCAACGGCTTTTGCCGCAGCGGCGCCGACGATTGAAATCTTTCTTGTCATGCGCTTTCTGGAAGGGCTCGGCGCCTCCGGCGCCATTGTGATGTCGCGCTCCGTTGCCGCAGACCGCTATACGGGGCGAGAGCTCGGGAGCTTCATGGGCGTCATGGGATCCATCCAGGGCATTGCGCCCGTAACTGCACCGCTCCTCGGCGCGCTCATTGCGGATTTTGCAGGCTGGCGAGGGATCTTCTGGCTTATGTTCGCGGCCGGCCTCGTGCTCCTTGCTCTCACGGTCTTTGCGCTTAAGGAAACCCTTCCCCGCAGACAAAATCTGAAAACGAAAGACCGTACGCCCGAAAGCGTACGCAAAAGCGCCTCCATCCTCTTTTCCGATCCGATATTCATTGCGATCGTCCTTCAGCAATTCCTTGCTTCCTGCGTCCTTTTCGGCCACATCTCATCCTCGCCATTCATCTTCCGCGAGCATTTCGGCCTCTCCCCCGAGCTCTATGGTCTCGCTTTCGGCGGCATGGCGCTTGCCATCACGGTGGGCGCCGCGGTCTCCGGTCGGCTGGCGAGCCCCCTGAAGGCAATCTTCCTCGGTGCAGCCGGGATACTTTTCTCCAGCCTTCTTCTCGCACTCGGCTTTGCACTTCAAGCCTCCATTTTTCCAACCATCCTCTGCTACGTTCTCGTGCTGGCTTCGCTCGGCCTGACGCTCCCTGCAGCCATGACCGCAGCGCTCACGCTGCATCGCGCCCGGGCGGGCTTTGCCGCTGCAATTCTCGGATCCGTCACTTTTGTCGGCGGAGGCATCATCGCGCCGTTTACTGCGATGGCTGACGCACGGCTCTGCGTCTCCATCATCTTTCTGTCCTCGGGCTTGCTCCTCGTTCTTCTCTCCCTGTGGCTCAGCCGCCGCATGAGGCTCGAGAATGCTCAGGGCAACGCCATTCAATTGGATGAATAA
- the slmA gene encoding nucleoid occlusion factor SlmA, whose amino-acid sequence MTTIFDAASNSTPGNADRPTVRVPRSGRVKKNRRADILQTLAQLLEDPHCDRITTAQIAKKLDLSEAALYRSFPSKGAMFDALIEFCETSLLELFGRIREDQSLKATGRIQVMVTVLLDFADANRGLARVMTGQVLMKEDPRLIERMTHLVDKLEMGIRQTYRDAVMARELPADFNADAHANLVINWVLGRWLRFVMTGFKVRPNGVSPVAMAPFFV is encoded by the coding sequence ATGACCACGATCTTTGATGCTGCTTCCAATTCGACCCCGGGCAATGCCGACCGTCCGACGGTGCGCGTGCCGAGATCCGGACGCGTGAAGAAGAACCGCCGCGCCGACATTCTGCAGACGCTCGCGCAGCTCCTCGAGGACCCGCACTGCGACCGCATCACCACGGCTCAGATTGCAAAGAAGCTTGACCTTTCGGAGGCGGCGCTCTACCGCAGCTTCCCCTCAAAGGGAGCGATGTTCGATGCGCTGATTGAGTTCTGCGAAACGAGTCTTCTCGAACTCTTCGGGCGCATTCGTGAGGATCAGTCGCTCAAGGCAACCGGCCGCATTCAGGTGATGGTGACGGTGCTCCTCGACTTTGCGGACGCAAATCGCGGACTCGCGCGCGTCATGACCGGACAGGTCCTCATGAAGGAGGATCCGAGGCTCATCGAACGCATGACGCATCTCGTCGACAAGCTTGAAATGGGGATCAGGCAGACCTACCGCGACGCCGTGATGGCGCGCGAGCTGCCGGCAGACTTCAACGCCGACGCGCACGCAAATCTCGTCATCAACTGGGTGCTCGGACGGTGGCTGAGGTTTGTGATGACGGGCTTCAAGGTGCGGCCCAACGGCGTGAGCCCGGTCGCCATGGCGCCCTTTTTCGTCTGA
- a CDS encoding LysE family translocator translates to MSFSIWLAFAGASFLLAIAPGPDNLFVLTQSAVHGVRAGVIVVLGLCTGLILQTIAAALGLAAVVAAAPALFWAIKCLGAAYLLYLAFMAWTHAKDGAQGRGAVSLSPLALWRRGVIMNITNPKVLIFFLAFFPQFVPEGVTGMRLVIQMVIQGVTFIAATLIVFLGIAWGAGTLADRLRSPRFQEALNRISAVIFLGLAVFTLIP, encoded by the coding sequence ATGTCTTTTTCGATCTGGCTTGCCTTTGCGGGCGCGAGTTTTCTGCTCGCGATTGCTCCGGGTCCTGACAATCTCTTCGTGCTTACGCAGTCGGCCGTTCACGGCGTGCGCGCCGGCGTCATCGTGGTGCTCGGACTCTGCACGGGTCTGATTCTTCAGACGATTGCTGCCGCACTCGGACTTGCGGCGGTGGTGGCTGCGGCTCCGGCGCTCTTCTGGGCCATCAAGTGCCTCGGCGCCGCCTATCTCCTCTACCTTGCCTTCATGGCCTGGACGCACGCAAAGGACGGCGCTCAAGGGCGCGGAGCGGTATCGCTCTCGCCCCTCGCTCTCTGGCGGCGCGGCGTCATCATGAACATCACGAACCCGAAGGTGCTCATCTTCTTCCTTGCCTTTTTTCCGCAGTTCGTGCCGGAGGGGGTTACGGGAATGAGGCTCGTCATTCAGATGGTGATTCAGGGCGTTACCTTCATTGCGGCGACGCTCATCGTCTTCCTGGGCATCGCCTGGGGTGCGGGAACGCTTGCCGACCGGCTGAGAAGTCCGCGGTTTCAGGAGGCGCTCAACCGCATTTCAGCGGTGATCTTCCTGGGGCTCGCGGTCTTCACATTGATCCCCTGA
- the ppsR gene encoding posphoenolpyruvate synthetase regulatory kinase/phosphorylase PpsR, whose translation MTDQELDPQKAEKTRQVFIVSDGTAITAETLAHSILTQFPDLHYHQTRIPFVDTMEKAIDTARRINAVEKEDGLRPIIFTTFVEPEIMRSFNEMVSGHIIDLFRKFVGPLETELGMKSAHSIGQTHRIRDDEKYQRRIAAIDYTLQHDDGQTNRGLDDADVILVGVSRSGKTPTSLFLAMQFGIKVANYPLIPEDFDRGSLPEALLPLRNKLFGLSIAPERLSEIRNERRPGSRYASIENCRMEIRDAEELMHREGIRWLNSTTKSIEEISATIMSELGLDRQRKA comes from the coding sequence ATGACCGATCAGGAACTCGATCCGCAGAAAGCCGAGAAGACCCGCCAGGTATTCATCGTGAGCGACGGCACGGCCATTACCGCCGAAACGCTTGCGCATTCGATCCTCACGCAGTTCCCTGATCTGCACTACCACCAGACGCGCATTCCCTTCGTCGACACGATGGAAAAAGCCATCGACACCGCGCGCCGCATCAATGCCGTTGAAAAAGAGGACGGTCTGAGGCCCATCATCTTCACGACCTTCGTTGAGCCCGAAATCATGAGAAGCTTCAACGAAATGGTTTCCGGCCACATCATCGACCTCTTCCGCAAGTTCGTGGGACCGCTCGAAACCGAGCTCGGCATGAAGAGCGCCCACAGCATTGGTCAGACCCACCGCATCCGCGACGACGAAAAATATCAGCGCCGAATTGCCGCCATCGACTACACCCTGCAGCACGACGACGGACAGACGAACCGCGGACTCGACGATGCCGACGTGATTCTGGTCGGCGTGTCGCGTTCCGGCAAAACGCCGACCTCGCTCTTCCTCGCCATGCAGTTCGGCATCAAGGTCGCCAACTATCCGCTCATTCCGGAGGATTTCGACCGCGGGTCGCTCCCGGAAGCGCTTCTTCCCCTTAGAAACAAGCTTTTCGGCCTTTCCATTGCGCCTGAAAGACTGTCCGAAATCCGCAACGAACGCCGCCCCGGCAGCCGCTACGCGAGCATCGAAAACTGCCGCATGGAAATCCGTGATGCCGAGGAGCTGATGCACCGCGAAGGCATCCGCTGGCTCAATTCGACCACCAAGTCGATTGAGGAAATTTCTGCAACGATCATGTCCGAGCTCGGTCTGGATCGCCAAAGAAAAGCGTGA